The Chloroflexota bacterium genome has a window encoding:
- the leuD gene encoding 3-isopropylmalate dehydratase small subunit — protein MPLPYTDVDTDQIIPARYLKVVNKDGLAEGLFDSWRKLEDGSLNRDFPLNQDEYQGAEILLAGDNFGCGSSREHAPWALIGWGIRAIISTSFADIFRNNSLKNGLLPIVVDEETHTSLFDLTEEAPAVTIDIDLASQTLFLPGGERVSFEIDTFSKTCLLEGIDQLGYLLKHEAEIAAYEAARDF, from the coding sequence TGCCCGCTATTTGAAAGTGGTCAATAAGGATGGTTTGGCAGAAGGGCTTTTCGATAGCTGGCGTAAGCTTGAAGATGGCAGCCTCAACCGTGATTTTCCGCTCAATCAGGATGAATATCAGGGCGCAGAAATTTTGCTAGCTGGTGATAATTTCGGATGCGGCTCATCTCGAGAGCATGCCCCCTGGGCATTAATTGGATGGGGGATTCGGGCTATCATCAGCACTTCCTTCGCAGATATATTCAGGAACAACTCGCTTAAGAACGGCCTGTTACCGATTGTCGTAGACGAAGAGACGCACACTTCGCTCTTCGATCTGACAGAAGAAGCACCGGCAGTCACAATTGATATTGATCTGGCATCCCAAACGCTATTCCTGCCCGGTGGAGAGAGAGTTTCCTTTGAAATTGATACTTTCAGTAAAACATGTTTGCTGGAAGGGATCGATCAGCTTGGCTATTTGTTGAAACACGAAGCGGAAATCGCGGCCTATGAAGCCGCCCGAGATTTTTAG
- a CDS encoding citramalate synthase, whose product MSTSVKIYDTTLRDGTQSEGISLSVNDKIKIARRLDEFGVHYIEGGWPGSNPKDAEFFERVRKMEFKNAQVAAFGSTRKKNSPTEGDPNLQALVDAETPVVTLVGKSWDLHVYDVLETTLEENLAMIRESVAYMKALGKEVVYDAEHFFDGYKANPEYTLQTLSAAAEGGADLLVLCDTNGGSLPWEVEEITILMGELFETPLGIHTHDDGGNGVANTLSGVRAGAVQVQGTVNGYGERTGNANLCTIIPNLQLKMNIRCVSDENLSRLSDLSHYVAEVANQPPNPYYPFVGKKAFAHKGGIHVAAVLKNEFSYQHIDPTLVGNQRRTLVSELSGRGNVVEKANEFGVDMTSEKARKVVEQIKSLEAQGFTFEGAGASAQLLMQRAEENYKPPFELIDFMVIVESRQGRGVFAEATVKVDVGGEIIHTAAEGNGPVNALNKALRKALRDLYPRLDEIHLSDYKVRILDSESGTAANVRVLIDTKNGDNARWSTVGASTNIIEASWRALADSMEYALQKK is encoded by the coding sequence ATGTCTACATCTGTCAAAATCTACGATACGACTCTGCGCGATGGCACTCAAAGTGAAGGCATCTCGCTCTCGGTAAACGATAAAATCAAAATTGCACGCCGATTAGACGAATTTGGCGTGCATTATATCGAGGGTGGCTGGCCTGGTTCGAACCCCAAAGATGCCGAATTTTTTGAGCGCGTGCGCAAAATGGAGTTCAAAAACGCGCAAGTAGCTGCTTTTGGTTCGACGCGCAAGAAAAACAGCCCGACAGAGGGCGATCCCAATTTACAAGCTTTGGTGGATGCCGAAACACCGGTCGTGACTCTCGTGGGCAAAAGCTGGGATTTGCACGTTTACGATGTGCTGGAAACTACCCTGGAAGAAAATTTGGCGATGATCCGAGAGAGTGTGGCCTATATGAAGGCGCTGGGCAAAGAAGTTGTCTATGACGCCGAACATTTCTTCGATGGCTATAAAGCTAATCCTGAATATACCCTGCAAACGCTGAGTGCCGCTGCCGAAGGTGGAGCCGATCTTCTGGTGTTATGCGATACGAACGGCGGTTCGCTGCCCTGGGAGGTGGAAGAGATTACAATCTTGATGGGCGAGCTGTTTGAAACCCCGTTGGGCATTCACACGCATGACGATGGCGGTAACGGCGTGGCCAATACGCTGTCTGGCGTACGCGCCGGGGCGGTGCAGGTGCAGGGTACGGTCAACGGTTACGGTGAGCGCACTGGAAATGCCAATCTGTGTACGATTATCCCCAATTTGCAGTTGAAAATGAATATCCGCTGCGTCTCAGATGAAAATCTGTCCCGTTTGTCCGATTTATCGCACTACGTTGCCGAAGTTGCCAATCAACCGCCGAATCCCTATTACCCCTTCGTGGGGAAGAAAGCATTTGCACATAAGGGTGGCATCCATGTAGCCGCGGTGCTCAAGAATGAATTTTCCTACCAGCACATTGACCCAACTTTGGTGGGCAATCAGCGCCGCACGCTGGTTTCGGAACTTTCCGGACGTGGCAATGTAGTTGAAAAAGCCAACGAATTTGGCGTAGATATGACCAGCGAAAAAGCTCGCAAGGTCGTTGAGCAGATCAAGAGCCTTGAAGCGCAGGGTTTCACATTCGAAGGGGCCGGTGCGTCGGCACAGTTGCTCATGCAGCGCGCAGAGGAAAATTATAAGCCGCCTTTTGAGTTGATTGACTTCATGGTCATTGTTGAAAGTCGGCAGGGGCGTGGTGTTTTTGCTGAAGCCACAGTAAAGGTGGATGTGGGTGGTGAAATTATCCACACGGCGGCTGAAGGCAATGGGCCAGTCAACGCATTGAATAAAGCCCTCCGCAAAGCCCTGAGAGATTTATATCCCCGCCTCGATGAAATACACCTCTCAGATTACAAAGTCCGCATTTTGGATAGCGAGAGCGGCACGGCGGCGAACGTCCGCGTACTCATTGATACCAAAAATGGCGATAACGCCCGCTGGAGTACCGTTGGCGCGAGTACCAACATCATCGAAGCAAGCTGGCGCGCGTTAGCTGATAGCATGGAATATGCCTTACAAAAAAAATAA
- the leuB gene encoding 3-isopropylmalate dehydrogenase: MKANIVLLPGDGIGPEVVAAAQSVLKAVGQKYGHTFEISEYLIGGAAIDAFGTALPAETLAACQQADAVLLGAVGGPKWDDPTAAVRPEQGLLGLRKNLGLFANLRPVVPQADLLSASPLRPDLLDGVDLLVVRELTGGIYFGEPRGRREVNGQWEAFDTMIYSESEVRRVVRLAFELARGRRKKVTSVDKANVLDSSRLWRQVAAQVASEYPDVEFEVLLVDAATMHLITRPASFDVMVTTNMFGDILTDEASVLTGSMGNLPSASLGEDMNRLEKPRGLYEPIHGSAPDIAGEGIANPIGTLVSAAMMLRHSLGMEAEARAVENAVDAAIRAGHRTIDLARAGEKSLSTALMTEKIMDLV, encoded by the coding sequence ATGAAAGCGAATATTGTATTACTTCCCGGTGACGGGATTGGCCCGGAAGTGGTTGCCGCGGCTCAGAGCGTACTCAAAGCCGTCGGGCAAAAATACGGCCATACCTTTGAAATAAGCGAATATCTGATCGGCGGGGCGGCGATTGACGCCTTCGGTACAGCCCTGCCCGCAGAAACTTTAGCTGCCTGCCAGCAGGCCGACGCGGTACTGCTGGGCGCGGTTGGTGGCCCCAAGTGGGATGATCCTACCGCTGCTGTGCGCCCGGAGCAAGGCTTGCTCGGATTACGGAAAAATCTGGGCTTATTTGCCAATTTACGTCCGGTTGTGCCGCAGGCCGATTTGCTCTCCGCTTCGCCCCTGCGCCCCGATCTGCTTGACGGCGTGGATTTGCTGGTGGTGCGCGAACTCACTGGCGGTATCTACTTTGGCGAACCGCGCGGGCGAAGGGAAGTTAACGGTCAGTGGGAAGCCTTCGATACCATGATTTACTCAGAGAGTGAAGTGCGCCGGGTTGTACGCTTGGCTTTTGAGTTGGCGCGCGGACGGCGCAAAAAAGTGACTTCGGTGGATAAAGCCAATGTACTCGACTCCTCGCGTTTGTGGCGTCAGGTGGCAGCACAGGTTGCCAGCGAATACCCCGATGTGGAATTTGAAGTCTTGCTCGTGGACGCAGCCACCATGCATCTGATCACCCGCCCGGCCAGTTTTGATGTGATGGTCACAACGAATATGTTTGGCGATATTCTCACTGATGAAGCCTCTGTGCTGACCGGTTCGATGGGCAACTTGCCATCAGCTTCGCTGGGTGAGGATATGAATCGACTCGAAAAACCGCGCGGCCTGTATGAGCCGATCCACGGCTCGGCGCCGGATATTGCCGGAGAGGGGATTGCCAACCCCATTGGGACGCTTGTCTCGGCGGCGATGATGTTGCGCCACTCCTTAGGGATGGAAGCTGAAGCCCGGGCTGTAGAAAACGCTGTAGACGCGGCCATCCGAGCGGGGCATCGTACGATTGATCTGGCGCGTGCGGGTGAAAAATCGCTCAGTACTGCGCTAATGACGGAAAAAATTATGGATTTGGTCTAA
- the pheA gene encoding prephenate dehydratase, translated as MNRIIAFQGEPGAYSELAAFEYFGAGITPLPCASFEDAFAAVTDGTAEYGLLPIENSLAGSIHRNYDLLLESDLTIVGEYHLRVSHCLMALPGTTLADVQQVHSHPQALAQCKNRLRQMGYEPIVEADTAGSARMIKDSGDQHAAALASKRAAEVYDLHILQESMEDNPANYTRFLALTAQTASGITDGDFKTSIVFSLQNQPGALFKALSVFALRDIDLAKIESRPIQGKPWEYMFYIDFSDHAASHSGQRALDHLGELAAYLRVLGSYPRHRVA; from the coding sequence ATGAACCGAATAATTGCCTTTCAGGGAGAACCGGGCGCGTATAGCGAGTTAGCAGCGTTCGAATATTTTGGCGCGGGAATTACGCCGCTGCCGTGTGCATCTTTCGAAGATGCTTTTGCCGCGGTAACCGATGGTACTGCCGAGTATGGTTTATTGCCGATTGAGAACTCGCTGGCGGGCAGCATTCACCGTAATTATGACCTGTTGCTCGAATCCGATTTAACGATTGTGGGTGAGTATCACCTGCGCGTCAGCCATTGCCTGATGGCTCTGCCCGGCACAACGCTTGCCGATGTGCAGCAGGTGCATTCGCACCCGCAGGCGCTGGCGCAGTGCAAAAATCGTTTGCGTCAAATGGGATACGAGCCGATTGTTGAGGCAGATACTGCGGGCAGCGCCCGCATGATTAAAGATAGTGGCGATCAGCACGCCGCGGCGCTAGCCTCCAAACGCGCTGCTGAGGTCTATGATTTGCATATCTTGCAAGAAAGCATGGAAGACAACCCGGCCAATTACACGCGCTTTTTGGCACTAACGGCACAGACAGCGTCGGGAATTACGGATGGGGATTTCAAAACATCTATCGTTTTTAGCCTGCAAAATCAGCCCGGCGCTTTATTCAAGGCGCTGAGTGTGTTTGCCTTGCGTGATATTGATCTCGCCAAAATTGAATCGCGTCCCATTCAGGGCAAACCCTGGGAGTATATGTTCTATATCGATTTTTCCGACCACGCTGCATCACACTCTGGGCAGCGGGCATTGGATCATTTGGGGGAGTTAGCGGCCTATCTGCGTGTGCTGGGGTCGTATCCGCGCCATCGCGTGGCTTGA
- a CDS encoding UbiD family decarboxylase, with protein MSLRDYLEFLENHNRLVRITEPISRVYEIAAVLKQMEPRPVIFENVQESAYRVMGNLFCTKQDFADYFGVPVAEIIPTLMEAIEHPPPLSIMREAGGRGMGEDLAPCQEAVHLKPNLDSIPIPLHFPSDGGPYITSGVFVVKHPVYGQNLDFHRAMQFSSTEMAIRVVEGRHFDQYLQALGQVDVAVCIGNPPNVLAAAATSVVLGVDELTIANALQPLELVRAKTVDLMIPAEAEFVLEGTVYRDRRHAEGPFVDLTETMDVIRNEPVFEIKAITHRKDALWHALLPGALEHKLLMGMPREPTIFRMVNDVVKCMDVNINPGGCSWLHAIVQIDKQHADDGKKAIQAAFAGHRSCKHIYVVDADVDIYDPLQVEWAMATRFQGDRDLVELDREPGSSLDPSAEAGTKFTTKIGFDLTAPLGEARRHYEKVEYPQVDLSRFLNKQE; from the coding sequence TTGTCGTTGCGTGATTATCTTGAATTTTTAGAAAACCATAACCGTTTGGTGCGCATCACGGAGCCGATTTCGAGAGTTTATGAGATTGCCGCCGTACTTAAGCAGATGGAACCCCGTCCAGTGATTTTTGAGAATGTGCAAGAGTCGGCCTATCGGGTGATGGGCAATCTCTTCTGCACGAAGCAAGATTTTGCTGATTATTTTGGTGTTCCGGTCGCCGAGATTATTCCAACATTGATGGAGGCGATTGAACACCCCCCGCCTCTTTCAATTATGAGAGAGGCGGGGGGTCGGGGGATGGGTGAGGACCTTGCCCCATGCCAAGAAGCGGTACATCTTAAGCCCAATCTGGATTCTATTCCCATACCGCTGCACTTTCCCAGCGATGGCGGCCCATATATTACGTCAGGCGTATTTGTGGTCAAGCACCCTGTTTACGGGCAGAATCTGGATTTTCACCGTGCCATGCAATTTTCGTCGACCGAGATGGCAATCCGCGTGGTAGAGGGGCGGCACTTCGACCAATATTTGCAGGCGTTAGGTCAGGTGGATGTGGCGGTATGTATCGGCAATCCGCCCAATGTGCTGGCCGCGGCGGCTACTTCGGTGGTGTTGGGGGTGGACGAATTAACCATCGCCAATGCCCTGCAGCCGCTTGAACTGGTGCGCGCCAAAACCGTAGATTTGATGATCCCCGCTGAAGCCGAATTTGTGCTTGAAGGGACTGTGTATCGCGATCGCCGCCATGCCGAGGGGCCGTTTGTTGATCTCACCGAGACGATGGATGTGATCCGTAACGAGCCTGTTTTTGAAATCAAGGCGATTACGCACCGCAAAGACGCGCTTTGGCACGCCTTGCTGCCAGGGGCGCTGGAACACAAGCTGCTGATGGGTATGCCGCGCGAACCAACTATTTTCCGTATGGTCAATGATGTGGTCAAATGCATGGATGTCAATATCAACCCTGGAGGTTGTTCCTGGCTCCATGCCATCGTACAAATTGATAAGCAGCACGCCGATGATGGCAAGAAAGCTATCCAGGCGGCATTTGCCGGGCATCGCTCGTGCAAGCATATTTATGTAGTGGATGCCGATGTGGATATTTACGATCCGCTGCAAGTGGAATGGGCAATGGCAACGCGTTTCCAGGGTGACCGTGATCTGGTGGAACTTGACCGCGAACCCGGCTCCAGTTTAGACCCCAGTGCGGAAGCGGGCACAAAATTCACCACCAAAATTGGTTTTGATCTGACAGCGCCGCTTGGTGAGGCGCGGCGGCATTATGAGAAAGTTGAATATCCGC